AAAATTATAAACTTTACTGAAGGACATAAAGTAAATTCAAACAAAGGGGAAGATACAGTATAAAGGTGTTGGTTTTCCCATAAATTAAAAGCTAAATTTGGGGAAATGCCTATCACATTGGcaatgttatttttgttgttgtttgtttgtttaccttacaagcttattctaaaattcatgtacaGGAAAAAATTCAAGATAAACAAGAAAATGGTGGTATGGAATGATGGGGACATTGTCAGTCTATAGAAAGGAAATAGAGGAGGCCACTGCATGGGAAAAGATACTCAACTTCACTAataaatagagaaatgcaaaataagaaaataacaaggTACCCTTTTTCCCCTTAAATatccttaaatatttaaatgataatgTGAGAGGGGATAAAACAGAAATTCACAGATACTGTTGGTAGGAGTTCAATTGGTCCAGTCTTTTTCAAAGTCAATGCATTATTTCTCAACACTTTGTGCATTACGGTCAACCAAGCACTAACAAAGCAACTTTTCAGAGTCTATCTGCTCCAGAGGTGCAGGGAAACATGTATCCAGAGAGGCTGATCAAGCATGTTCATGTACCACTGTGTCTAACAGCAAAAACACTAGAAATGATTCAAATGTCtattaagataattatttaaaacagaGTGAATTTGTATTTGAGAATATAggcagcaattttttaaaaaatcagtctaTTCTTATAACTCTGCAAGAATTCTAAGACACATTATTAAGTATCAAAAGAAAGCTATAgaatgccaggcgcggtggctcatgcctgtaatcccagcactttgggaggccgaggtgggagggtcacttggggccaggaattcaagaccagcctggccacgaaggtgagacttcatctctactaaaaatacaaaagttagccagtgtggtggtgcacacctgtaatcccagctactgggaaggctgaggcaggagaatcgcttgaacccagaaggcagaggttgcaatgagtcgagatagtgccactgcactccagcctgggagacagagactgtctcaaaacaaaacaaaacaaaagttgtaGAATATTTTGCACTGTGTAACATAGTAATGTTGAAAATTTAATGTGTTATGCACATGTATATGATTGTAAATGCAGATTAAAAACAAGTAGTTAACTTACTTCTGAGGACATACAGGATTGGAGATGTGGTGAAATCAAGGAGGACTTTTGTTTCCTCTGTATGGTTTGAAATTTCAGAATGAAAATGTGACCGTATATTAAGGATGTACTTTTCAAAACTCCCCAAAAGTAAATGTGGCCATCTGAAAAGTTTATTTACACATGCGTATGTCATCACATATTCATTTCACAAAGATTTGAATGTTTTTTGAcattataaaaatcataaaagtactttaaaaattaaatagtagTGCTGGATCAGAAAACATACTTTTAGGATGTCTGATGAAATACCAGTATTACAAAATTCATCAAAAATCTTCTGGGAGGATTAGGACTCCAGTGAAGAAACAACCTTTTTGTCAACAGTGAACCTTACTTTGGGCTTCTTTTTCAAAACCTCTGTATAGCTTCGCTCAGGAagaaatgtaaaagtgttccataTCTCTTTATAGCATCGTGGAAAGCGTCTGAAGCTTGAGACCACCACGGCTTCTTTATACACGTATGATATTTGGTTATTTGAAAAACCATCAAGACAAGATGGAACATAGTCACATGCCCAGAgattaaaatttcttgaaatgtGTTGCCTCTTATCTGGAGAGATCTTCTTACGTCCCAGGCCCTGGAGAGAAAAATTACAAGATTAGAAGGAAAATATTCAAGGTcacatagttcttttttttttcgagacagagtcttgctctgtcgcccaggctggagttaagtggcacgatctcagctcactgcagcctctgcctcccaggttcaagcaattctcatgccttagcctcctcagtagctggaactacaggtggacaccaccacgcctggctaagtttttgtatttttagtagagacggggttttgccatgttgcccaggttggtcttgaactcctaagctcaggcaatctgtctgcctcagcctcccaaagcgctaggattacaggcgtgagccaccgtgcccagcctcagtcaCATAGTTCTGAGGTCTTTCTTAAAATCAGTTACTTGACATGTATATGTTTAAATAAACACTATGACAACTGTCTCAATGTCTCCTTTACCAACCTGTTGAAGGTTATGAATTGACACTCACAAAACCCTGGCAGGGTTCTGTTATTGTCCTCACAGTCTTCTGGTGCCACCAAGGTGCCTGGGCTTTTAGAGACATGGAAGGCAGAACCAGAGAGAATCCAGCCAGAAACAGACTGTTAGCCAGCCTCAATCCTAGGGACCCAGGTAGGTTCCCTTCACTCCCAACACCCCCGAccctccctgctccccagcaCTGAGCTGTCCCCCAGCACTCAGTGGGACCAACGATCACCCTTTCTCTGAAAAGTCTGAGGAGGCTGAATTCTTTCCCAACCCTAAGGGCTCCCTGAAGGACCCAGCACCTTTGGGTCCTGGCCCACAGGCTTCCTCATTCACTCTCAGCACCTTACGTGTGAACCTGATAATTACTGTGTACTCAAAATTGTACATTCTGTTTGCTCACAACTAGAtgaaaactaagaaagaaaacactATACTGACATGAGTGACTGAGAGGAAATGGACATTACATTACATAGACTTCACATCAGTAAAGTGAGGTTTCTGTGATGAAGGGTCTGTGTCAGATTCGCAGCAGGAGACGCAGGCCACATTCCAATTAGAGTAATTTGAGGACAGTCTATAAAGGGACTGTCTACATACATGTGGGTATGTGTAGGGACACCCCAAGGGGCTGTGCAATGGCTCCAGGACCGAGGGGACTGGGGAGGAATGTACTCCACATAGATCAGCCCCAGGAACCAGAGTAGGGAGAAGAGGAGAGTGGCACTGGAGGGACAAGTGTATGACATGGGGCACAATGTCCAAGTCAGCTTCTAAAGAATGACTTGAGGATACTCCAGCAAACTgaaaaacaagtaaaagaaaGGCATGATGAAAATAGGGGAAAGAGCTTCAAGGAAAGTAGCGAGTAAAATTTATGATGAAGTCTAAATGCTTGCTAATAATGTGACTACGAAATGTACTGAATTGTGCAAATTCACAAaatggaaaggagggagggaaacagaaagaaaagaatctgCAACTGAAATTCCGGGATTTCAACTTGATTAGGGAAATCAGGGCCACATCTTTGAGCTCCCGGCTGAAGTCCAGGAATGGCACCTACAGGACTTGGGGGAATACAACCTGGCCACCAACACAGCAGCCCTGGAACAGGAAGTAAGTGAGATAAAGCATTCTGGAAGACTTACCTTATTCTTGGGGAAAAGCTatagttattaatttttatacataGAGTAATATAGTgttaatgtaattattaaatatttatacttgAGGGCAACTACTCATAGAATATCAATAGAAGTCAGAGTGAGCAAATAAATTCAATCAATCCAGCAAAGtcaggagaggaagaaaaaaagaaaaatataagcataATAAATAGGAAACATGAAAGTGAGAtggcagaaataaaaccaaaagcataAATTGTCATAATAATGTGAATGGTCTAAATTCTCACATAAAGAAATAGATTCTtcgattttttttaaaactctgctgCATTCTATTTATAATAGAAGACAAACGCAAAGCAAAATGACTACAAATTATGGAGACGAAGGAATGGGCCATAACATAAAGAACAAACATTAGCAAAAAGAGAGTAATAGTGACAATGCTAGTATCATAATGTAGATAGAATTTATGGCTAAAGGCATTAACGCATATAAAGAGAAACACTTCATATTGATAAATGACAAAAGCCACcgtgaaaataaaacaacaaaaatttttgaTGCAGAAAGATACGGTATTAAACTAGATAAGGCAAAAAAACTTTAGAAACTCAAGAATAATCTTAGAAGCAGAAACTGACAgatcaatacaaaaattaagacaaGGATATGAAAGATTTAAATAATTCACAGtcctaaattaataaatataaagaacttTGTAACCAACAGGGGGGAATATATGTTATTTGTAAACAGCCACAGCACACTTGTTAATCACACACAAGACAACAAAGATAATCTCATAATTCAAAAAGTGAGAATCTTAGATTATACTCTTTGAAATTTACCATAACCCATAAAACTAGATATTAGCAATGAAtagattatttctaaaatttttaaccATATAGATAATTCAAAACATTCTTCCGGTTTTTTTaggaaagggaaaaattaaaaatcaaatcataGGCTATTTGAAAGCAAATAATAATGAGACCTTAATTGGAAAAACCTTTGGGATGTAGTCAAACCAATAATCTAAAGACTACTTAtagttttaataaattattaacaaaaaCAATTGCAAGTATGTGAACTAAAcattcaactgaaaaaaaaatttaaaggaaccACAAAATAAGACTATTTTGAGAGATGTTATACTGTACATTTGAAATGAATTAGATAAATTTTAGGCAAATACGTATCAGCAAAATCTACCCAAGAAGAGATAGAAAGTTTGAATAGATTAataatcaagaaagaaagaaaaagtaataaaaaaaacttacTCTAAAAAATATACCAAACCCAAGTTATTTCATAGGCAAATTCTGTCTAACCTCCATTAAACTGAAAATCCAAATGTTGTATAAGCTATTCCAGAACATATAGAAAGTTGGAAAGCTTCCAAGGCTTTCTAGAAGACTATCATAACCTTGGCAAAATACAAGTGGTATAATCCTGTTTATATCATtaacaaatatacatttatgtgtGTACATTTGCCTGTGAATTGGAAAAATTCTCAAATTTTACCCACAAAACCATTACTAGCAGTGAATCATCAAGGCCAGATTGTGAGGAAGGAAAATAAGggtgtgaatttatttttaattttatacaattctgtattatttcagttttttaaaggaCATATGTTGCtttggttatttaaaaaacaatatcaaGCACTCCATTTACAGAGGCAGGCAAAGTGGGTATTCTGGTTCTGTTTTCAACATTCTGCCAGAAGAAAACCAGATTTTTGGGGTTAAGGCACTTCTATTTAGTTAAGACATTGTAGTCTAGAAGAAAGAGGGATTTGGGGAAAATTGTTTAACTTTACTGGATCTCAATTTGCTCATCTCTAAATTGAGATGATAAGTGTAATTAGCCtgtaggattgttgtgaggatagAATGCAATAATATGAGATGTTGGTATATGGCAGATGCTTTATAAATGGTGGGCCATTAATAACATCTTCATTATCATGGCCTTTCAGGTTCCATGAGGATTTGCAGATATCACTTGATACAGCTTTCTACCTAATAGGTTTCCCTGTGCTGTGCAGTCTGGTAGCCCCTAGCCACATGTAGCCGTTGGGCACTTTAAATGTGAGTTGTCTACGTTGAGATGTTACACAAGTGTAAAACACAAACTGTATTTTAAAGACTTGGTTTGGAAGGAAGAACGTAAAGTATCccgttaattttttatattgattacatgttgaatgGACAATTTGGAGAATTATTgagctaaataaattatttttgtttgcttgagataggatctcactctgacacccaggctggagtgcagtgttcgtgatcatagctcactacagccttgaactcctgggctcaagtgaacctcccgcctcaatcttctgagtagctgggataacaggcatgcaccaccacacctggctaattttttaatgttttgtagacacggggtcttactatgtagcccagtctggtctcaagctcctgacctcaagtgatcctcccacctcagcctcccaaagtgctgggatttcaggggtgagccactgctcacaataaaatatattattaaagtaaatttcacctgtttctttgtaCTTAATGTAACcactaaaacatttaaaattatgcatATGGTTTACACTACATTTCTATCACATAGTGCTGTGTGAACCATCATTGTATGAGACTTCATGTTCTCCAGTAAAGGGGAACTCACCACCTGCAGAGAAAAGGCAACTCCAGTTACAAGGAAATCCTTCCTTATATTATGtaagctcctcctccttctgacCTTTCCTCGtggatcctggctctgccatccaGAGATACGCATAACAGTCCCTCCTTCCCATGGCAGATCCTCACAAGAAAACTCGCAAAAGAGACAATTTATGGGAAGGCACTTGGAGAAGGATGAAGCGCACATACACCTAGGCAGAACACTGGTGTAGATATTGAAAGCGGCGTGGAATTCTGAGAGCTtcgaacatttattttttaatctgttatGAGTCTTGTTTAAGACCTCGCTTTGTTTTGACCTTGTTCCAGTTTTGAGGCCAATCCTCTATCTTCAACACACCCCAGAAAATCAAGATCCCTTGTGTTGTTCCctgttttattaataatttggaaagaaatacTCACGGAGTCAAGGTAGCATCCAGAGTTCTCCAAGCTGTGCCGATTGTCATGCACGGAGAAGGGGAACTGGTTATTCACTGCTTGCTGGAAAagtgggatggaagggaaagaGCACACATTAGAACGCTGCACGCTTTCAGAACTGGGATCGGGTGATGTGGAAGGAAGTTGGATGAGGCAAAGCGACCTCTAAGAAAGACAATGAAACCTGGCCCGGGAGATGGAGCAGACACAGGAGGGGGAGGATATCCACGTGCTCATCAGCGCTGGGCTTTGAAACCCCACCTTATTTCCAGCTTCCTGAAAGTCATAAAAATTCTCTTTCAAAACACCTTATTTGGGTGCAAGGATGGAAAAGTGTACAGGCTCATGGAGCCAAAAACCGGGAAGGACTTTGGAGGTCGCGTAGACCAACTCTGTCATCTGGCCAGTAAGGGTCCCAGGAGATGAGATCCCTGGCCCAAGGCCTCGGGGGGACCCTGACAGGTATGAAATGGACCCTGGCTTCTCCTTTGTGCCACTGCAGGGCCTTGGTGTTGCTCAGGAACTGGCCAGGGAGGCAGGAGGTGCATGTTAATGAGCTGTGGGCTGGAAGCGGGTGTTGTTTCTTGTTTGTGGAGGAGCCTAACTTGATTGTCCATAGCAGGAAGTAGTTCCTGCTGGAGAGCACCAGGGTATAAGGTGGGGATACTACCAACCCTTAGGGGTCCAAGGATAGTTAATGCGCAGTTTCTTACAAGGAAGAATTGTTTGGCCCAACGTGCCAGCTGTGCTGCCCCCTGGGAGGTCCACAGGCGCACAAGGCTGTGGCCAGTGTTCAGGACTCACCTTCTCCCGGACTTTGTATATGGGCGGCAGCTTCCCCTCCGCTTGCCGACGCAAGTGTGGACCCTGGGGCTCTTTTGACGTAGCACTGGTGATGGATTCTGGTGTCTTTTGCGTTAGCCCGATGTGAGGGAACTGGAAGAACAGCACACGCCTTGATTAAAACCAGACACATTTGAATCTACAAGCCAAGTATCAGGGCTTCCTTTGTACAGTGATTAAAATGCAATTTGGGTGCTTTTGGCATGCAATGGAAATggcataatttttgtaattttcaaatattctttccaaGACAAAAAACATTGTAATGGCCCAGAGCCATCACTGCCGGTTGTTTCAAGTTACAGAGGCCACCCCTGCTGAGCTGGAGCCTGGAAATTTTTCCATAGCCTGGTAAGGAGGGTGTGGTTGTCAGTGAGTGAGCAGACACATTCTGAGAAGACAGAAATGTGTTATTTGAGATCCTTCCTGTGGTCAGGGAGCTCCCAGTACTGAGGACCTTGGAGCCAACCCACGTTTATGGAGATGAGCCAACCTCCAGCAATGTAGGTATGAGGTGGCCCTAAGACCACGGGAAGGGGAGAAACAGAGAGTCCCAAGTGATTCTCCACTGGAAATGTGGGATGGTAGAGGGGAGGTAACGTCTAGGAGGGAAAAAGAGGGGGTAGAAGGGTGTGAAGCAAGAAAAATGAGGACAGTGAGGATTATCTAGAATGTGTCCTTGCAATCTCCCAACAAAAGCCTGAGAAGGAAACAGGACTGGGCAGAAGGGGGTAGTCCCAACAAGGGACTCTGTTGACCCGGCTGGGAGCTCTGGACATTGGGTGACCACTCAGAGTTGGGGAGAGGGGACCCAGTCTCTGTGCACCAAGCAATGAGGCATTG
The Pongo abelii isolate AG06213 chromosome 8, NHGRI_mPonAbe1-v2.0_pri, whole genome shotgun sequence genome window above contains:
- the TEX36 gene encoding testis-expressed protein 36 isoform X2, with protein sequence MTKGQRFNPPSDKDGRWFPHIGLTQKTPESITSATSKEPQGPHLRRQAEGKLPPIYKVREKQAVNNQFPFSVHDNRHSLENSGCYLDSERMTATDPRGEPDKRQEFYEPVRTQSIPHPGLRTNVPLLAV
- the TEX36 gene encoding testis-expressed protein 36 isoform X1; protein product: MTKGQRFNPPSDKDGRWFPHIGLTQKTPESITSATSKEPQGPHLRRQAEGKLPPIYKVREKQAVNNQFPFSVHDNRHSLENSGCYLDSGLGRKKISPDKRQHISRNFNLWACDYVPSCLDGFSNNQISYVYKEAVVVSSFRRFPRCYKEIWNTFTFLPERSYTEVLKKKPKVRFTVDKKVVSSLES